The following proteins come from a genomic window of Miscanthus floridulus cultivar M001 chromosome 2, ASM1932011v1, whole genome shotgun sequence:
- the LOC136538739 gene encoding heat shock 70 kDa protein, mitochondrial-like, producing the protein MAASLLLRAVRRRELASPLGSLGASLQSTCAANVCSKWGNFARPFSAKAAGNEVIGIDLGTTNSCVAVMEGKNPKVIENAEGARTTPSVVAFTQKGERLVGTPAKRQAVTNPQNTFFGTKRMIGRRFDDPQTQKEMKMVPFKIVKAPNGDAWVETTDGKQYSPSQVGAFVLTKMKETAESYLGKSVSKAVITVPAYFNDAQRQATKDAGRIACLDVERIINEPTAAALSYGMNNKEGLIAVFDLGGGTFDVSILEISNGVFEVKATNGDTFLGGEDFDNTLLEFLVSDFKKAEGIDLSKDRLALQRLREAAEKAKVELSSTSQTEINLPFITADASGAKHLNITLTRSKFESLVHNLIERTREPCKNCLKDAGISTKEVDEVLLVGGMTRVPKVQEVVSEIFGKSPSKGVNPDEAVAMGAAIQGGILRGDVKELLLLDVTPLSLGIETLGGIFTRLINRNTTIPTKKSQVFSTAADNQTQVGIRVLQGEREMAADNKVLGEFDLVGIPPAPRGLPQIEVTFDIDANGIVTVSAKDKATGKEQNITIRSSGGLSEADIQKMVQEAELHAQKDQERKALIDIRNNADTTIYSIEKSLGEYRDKIPAEVASEIEAAIADLRQEMASDDIEKIKAKLEAANKAVSKIGQHMSGGGSGSSQSGSGPQGGGDQAPEAEYEEVKK; encoded by the exons ATGGCGGCGTCGCTGCTCCTCCGGGCCGTGCGCCGAAGGGAGCTCGCGTCCCCTCTCGGATCC CTGGGCGCCAGCTTACAGTCAACATGTGCGGCCAACGTATGCTCAAAATGGGGAAATTTTGCAAGACCTTTTAG TGCAAAAGCTGCTGGAAATGAGGTTATTGGGATTGATTTGGGGACAACTAACTCATGTGTTGCTGTTATGGAGGGAAAG AACCCAAAAGTTATTGAGAATGCTGAAGGTGCGAGAACAACGCCATCTGTTGTTGCATTTACTCAGAAGGGCGAAAGACTTGTTGGAACTCCAGCCAAGCGCCAGGCAGTAACCAACCCCCAGAATACTTTCTTTGGAACAAAGAGGATGATCGGGCGACGCTTTGATGATCCACAGACACAGAAAGAGATGAAGATGGTGCCATTCAAAATCGTGAAGGCTCCAAATGGTGATGCTTGGGTTGAAACAACAGATGGGAAACAGTACTCACCAAGTCAGGTCGGTGCATTTGTGCTGACCAAGATGAAGGAGACAGCTGAATCTTATCTTGGCAAGTCTGTCTCAAAGGCAGTGATTACTGTTCCAGCTTATTTCAATGATGCTCAGCGTCAGGCCACAAAGGATGCTGGCCGAATTGCTTGCCTTGATGTTGAAAGGATCATCAATGAGCCTACAGCAGCTGCTCTGTCCTATGGAATGAACAACAAGGAAGGCTTGATAGCGGTATTTGATCTTGGAGGAGGAACATTTGATGTCTCCATTCTGGAGATCTCAAACGGAGTTTTTGAG GTCAAAGCAACAAATGGTGATACTTTCTTGGGCGGTGAAGATTTTGACAACACACTACTTGAGTTCTTGGTGAGTGATTTCAAGAAAGCTGAGGGCATTGATCTGTCAAAGGATAGATTGGCCCTGCAAAGGCTTCGTGAAGCTGCTGAGAAGGCTAAGGTTGAACTTTCATCGACTTCTCAGACAGAAATCAATCTGCCATTCATAACAGCTGATGCTTCAGGGGCAAAACATTTGAACATCACACTGACAAGGTCGAAATTTGAATCTCTTGTACACAATCTGATTGAGAGGACTAGAGAGCCATGCAAGAACTGCTTGAAGGATGCCGGAATATCTACTAAAGAGGTGGATGAAGTACTTCTTGTTGGTGGAATGACTAGGGTTCCAAAGGTGCAGGAGGTAGTCTCTGAAATCTTTGGAAAGAGCCCAAGCAAAGGAGTCAACCCAGATGAAGCTGTGGCCATGGGTGCTGCCATTCAGGGTGGCATTCTCCGTGGAGATGTTAAGgagcttcttcttcttgatgttACTCCCCTGTCACTGGGTATTGAGACCCTCGGTGGTATCTTCACCAGATTGATCAACAGAAACACTacaatccctacaaagaaaagTCAG GTGTTCTCAACTGCTGCTGACAATCAGACCCAAGTGGGTATCCGTGTCTTGCAAGGTGAGCGTGAAATGGCTGCAGACAACAAAGTTCTTGGTGAATTTGATCTCGTGGGCATTCCGCCTGCTCCAAGAGGCTTGCCTCAGATTGAGGTTACATTCGACATCGACGCCAATGGAATCGTGACCGTCTCAGCCAAAGATAAGGCTACCGGGAAGGAGCAGAACATCACCATCCGATCCTCGGGTGGGCTGTCCGAGGCTGACATCCAGAAGATGGTGCAAGAAGCTGAGCTTCATGCCCAGAAGGATCAGGAACGGAAAGCCCTCATTGACATCAGGAACAATGCGGACACCACTATCTACAGCATCGAGAAGAGTTTGGGAGAGTACAGGGACAAGATCCCGGCAGAGGTTGCATCCGAGATTGAGGCAGCCATCGCTGACCTCCGCCAGGAGATGGCCTCGGATGACATCGAGAAGATCAAGGCCAAGCTCGAGGCTGCCAACAAGGCTGTCTCGAAGATTGGACAGCACATGTCTGGTGGTGGCTCTGGCAGCTCGCAGTCAGGATCTGGACCTCAGGGTGGCGGCGACCAGGCGCCGGAGGCAGAGTATGAGGAGGTTAAGAAGTGA